The Candidatus Brocadiia bacterium genome includes a window with the following:
- the rplJ gene encoding 50S ribosomal protein L10 — MSKKIKQLVVKELSSRYREMDNCIVVNYRGIKSNQASELRSYLRETGILMNVVKNTMVKHIGEAAGSNALKKVESMVEGPAAIIYPGVPHYDVVNFAKRLITWRDKHKMLEIKGGYIEGRPVSIGELKALAAMPSREVILTMIAGLLNSPMRRLAVGLSETAGKFARAMKQYSDKKTDAPAPPAAN; from the coding sequence ATGTCAAAGAAAATTAAACAACTGGTAGTCAAGGAATTATCCAGCCGCTACAGGGAAATGGATAACTGCATAGTCGTCAATTACCGGGGGATTAAATCCAACCAGGCCTCGGAACTGAGGAGCTACCTCAGGGAAACAGGCATTCTGATGAACGTGGTCAAGAACACCATGGTCAAGCATATCGGCGAGGCCGCAGGCAGTAACGCGCTTAAGAAGGTCGAATCGATGGTCGAAGGCCCGGCCGCCATCATTTATCCCGGAGTCCCGCATTACGACGTAGTCAACTTCGCCAAACGGCTGATAACCTGGCGTGATAAGCATAAGATGCTGGAGATAAAGGGCGGTTACATCGAAGGCCGTCCGGTTTCTATCGGTGAGCTCAAGGCTCTGGCTGCCATGCCGTCGCGCGAAGTAATCCTGACAATGATAGCCGGCCTGCTCAATTCGCCGATGCGCCGCCTGGCCGTGGGGTTGTCCGAGACCGCCGGCAAGTTCGCCCGCGCCATGAAGCAGTATTCGGACAAGAAAACCGACGCGCCTGCGCCACCGGCGGCTAATTAA
- the rplA gene encoding 50S ribosomal protein L1: MKKLSKRLKKIAEMVKTKTTPENQGKGFELAEAIGILKSQVPTKFDQSVQLAVRLGIDTKKGDQLVRGSISLPHGIGKSRKVIVFAAGEEAKQARDAGADEVGVEELVKKIEGGWSDFDIAIAHPSMMRVVGKLGKVLGPQGKMPSPKTGTVTEEISFAVKEFKAGKIEYRNDAYGNVHCVVGKLSFKPEAIQQNITAFLEHLKSLKPSSAKGEFIRNLTLTSTMGPGLKLFVRAEASGKAAKGA, translated from the coding sequence ATGAAGAAACTAAGCAAACGCCTGAAGAAGATAGCCGAGATGGTCAAAACCAAGACGACTCCGGAAAACCAGGGCAAAGGATTTGAACTGGCCGAAGCTATTGGCATCCTCAAGAGCCAGGTACCCACCAAGTTCGACCAGAGCGTCCAGTTAGCGGTCCGTCTGGGAATCGACACCAAGAAGGGCGACCAGCTGGTGCGCGGTTCGATTTCCCTGCCGCACGGCATCGGCAAGTCGCGTAAAGTGATAGTCTTCGCCGCCGGCGAAGAAGCCAAGCAGGCGCGTGACGCCGGAGCGGATGAGGTCGGCGTGGAAGAACTGGTCAAGAAAATAGAGGGCGGTTGGTCTGATTTCGATATCGCCATCGCCCATCCGTCAATGATGAGGGTGGTCGGCAAGCTGGGTAAAGTTCTCGGTCCGCAGGGCAAGATGCCTTCGCCCAAGACCGGGACGGTCACCGAAGAGATAAGTTTTGCCGTCAAGGAATTCAAGGCCGGCAAGATAGAATACCGCAATGACGCCTACGGCAATGTCCATTGCGTGGTGGGCAAGCTTTCGTTCAAGCCCGAGGCAATCCAGCAGAATATCACGGCGTTCCTGGAACACCTCAAGAGCCTGAAGCCGTCATCGGCCAAGGGCGAGTTTATCCGCAATCTTACGTTAACATCGACCATGGGGCCGGGATTGAAATTATTCGTGCGCGCTGAAGCGTCCGGTAAGGCCGCCAAAGGCGCTTAG
- the rplK gene encoding 50S ribosomal protein L11: MAKEIMAKIKLQIPGGSATPAPPVGPALGQHGVNIGEFVSRFNSQTKSAQGMITPVIVTVYKDRSFEFILKTPPASVLLKKYAGIVQASGEPNKVKVGKVTKDQVKEIAKIKLKDLNTTNMDKAVKMIEGTARNMGIVIE; encoded by the coding sequence ATGGCCAAAGAAATAATGGCGAAGATAAAGCTGCAGATACCAGGCGGCTCAGCCACCCCGGCGCCCCCGGTCGGTCCGGCTCTGGGCCAGCATGGCGTTAATATCGGCGAATTCGTATCCCGGTTCAACTCGCAGACCAAGAGCGCACAGGGCATGATTACGCCGGTTATCGTCACTGTTTACAAGGACCGCAGTTTTGAGTTCATTCTTAAGACCCCGCCGGCTTCGGTGCTTCTTAAGAAATATGCCGGTATCGTCCAGGCTTCGGGCGAGCCCAACAAGGTCAAGGTCGGCAAGGTCACCAAGGACCAGGTCAAGGAAATAGCCAAAATCAAGCTTAAAGATTTAAATACAACTAATATGGATAAAGCTGTCAAAATGATAGAAGGTACGGCCCGCAATATGGGCATCGTTATAGAATGA
- the dnaA gene encoding chromosomal replication initiator protein DnaA — MSPLTEENKQKILDHLKSAVDQAHFERWLKGIEFIDAGNNAIDVPLPNVYYRQLYEKNYQPHIEKAIRETMGNDYKLTFSVKSESKMQLGQGVLPLWGNDAPPAGNAPSEPPKKPGLQFTASNNNSLTLNNKYTFDKFIVGPCNRMAHVASLAVAENPGKSYNPLFIHGSVGLGKTHLLQAICQTVMGRSPNTTIIYRSCEGFVNDYIAGIKSGKLEGFRDRYRSVDILVIDDIHFLGMGEKHASQEEFFHTFNALHNAQKQIILSSDSQPKDIPTLEERLVSRFKWGMVVRLDPPTYETKAAILTSKAETNQVAIPEDVISFLATNINTNIRDLEGVIHHIKLLADTNKSKIDMDLAKKAFADVIGIDVHQVTISDIQKIISTHFNVTVVDLQSKKRTRPIATARQVGVYLAKTFNPQYSLEEIGDAFGGRDHSTVLHSIEIIKQRIYKDKQFKATIELLIADLKRAH; from the coding sequence ATGTCACCGTTAACCGAAGAAAATAAGCAGAAAATACTCGACCATCTTAAGTCGGCCGTGGACCAGGCGCACTTTGAGCGCTGGCTTAAAGGCATCGAGTTCATCGACGCCGGAAACAACGCCATCGATGTCCCCCTGCCCAACGTTTATTACCGCCAGCTCTACGAGAAGAACTACCAACCGCACATCGAGAAAGCCATCCGCGAAACTATGGGCAATGACTACAAACTGACCTTTTCGGTCAAGTCGGAATCCAAGATGCAGCTCGGCCAGGGCGTGCTGCCGCTCTGGGGGAATGACGCCCCGCCCGCCGGGAATGCCCCGTCTGAGCCGCCCAAGAAACCCGGGCTCCAGTTTACCGCAAGCAACAATAACAGCCTGACCTTGAATAATAAATATACATTTGATAAGTTCATCGTCGGCCCCTGCAACCGGATGGCCCACGTGGCATCGCTGGCTGTGGCCGAGAACCCGGGCAAATCATACAATCCGCTTTTTATCCACGGCTCGGTCGGCCTGGGCAAGACGCATTTATTGCAGGCCATCTGCCAGACCGTTATGGGCCGGTCGCCCAACACCACGATTATCTACCGTTCCTGCGAAGGATTCGTCAATGATTACATCGCCGGAATCAAGAGCGGCAAGCTCGAAGGCTTCCGCGACCGGTACCGTTCGGTGGATATCCTGGTCATCGACGACATCCATTTCCTGGGCATGGGCGAAAAGCACGCCAGCCAGGAGGAGTTCTTCCATACATTCAACGCCCTGCATAACGCCCAGAAGCAGATAATCCTGTCCAGCGACTCCCAGCCCAAGGACATCCCCACCCTGGAAGAACGGCTGGTATCGCGCTTCAAGTGGGGAATGGTGGTCCGGCTGGACCCGCCTACTTACGAAACCAAGGCCGCTATCCTTACCAGCAAAGCCGAAACAAACCAGGTGGCCATACCGGAAGATGTCATCTCGTTCCTGGCCACCAACATCAATACCAATATCCGCGACCTGGAAGGCGTCATTCATCATATCAAACTTCTGGCCGACACCAACAAGAGCAAAATAGATATGGACCTGGCCAAGAAGGCGTTCGCCGACGTAATCGGCATCGACGTCCATCAGGTGACCATATCCGATATCCAGAAAATCATCAGCACTCATTTTAACGTGACCGTCGTCGATCTCCAGAGCAAGAAGCGTACCCGGCCCATCGCCACGGCCCGGCAGGTGGGCGTCTACCTGGCCAAGACATTCAACCCACAGTATTCGCTCGAGGAAATAGGCGATGCCTTCGGCGGACGCGACCACTCGACTGTTCTCCACAGCATCGAAATAATAAAACAGCGCATCTATAAAGATAAACAGTTCAAGGCTACCATTGAACTTCTGATTGCCGACCTTAAACGGGCGCATTAG
- a CDS encoding glycosyl hydrolase: MYKSSRPYTRWWWFSNEIKESAIKYQLDWLKRNHFGGVEIAWVYPLKNQPTGPKWLSPEWSKLVAFTKRYADRIGLGCDFTLGSLWPFGGSIVKKRDASMDFKGLSPQRLANSWESAHIKKPLYVLNHLDRNAFARYADKIGKALKPALKGQTSALFCDSLEITTGQLWTNGFGDKFHQRFGYRLEPYMPKIDRFPDVRYDYRQLLSDYMLNEFYRPFTEACHRLGALSRVQCHGAPTDLLRAYASVDIPESEAVLFDPDFSIIPASAAALAGRQTVTAETFTCIYGWKPRPNQPPYIKREQTADLKLLADAVLANGVNHIFWHGMPFSAAVEDCRLQPTIPGSPSAVNDKGVLQPRIPSSNSGAEGAIKLLEYNSLPLKLPECNPRDRHNEFYATVHVGPDGALARETPAFNRYIDRVSNYMQKGRTYSDVAAYIPYENMLMLNRLPKKMLKPSGFFHWEMHYVKPPKELKGYAPLWVSAPFLKDAYYAKGKLHCGNTVFSSLYIDSKYIDRTALIDIFRLARAELPVCLKQKPREPGRTKTVTYKQVLKALTALPNVSSDFKKIAINPPLVQGKGLPDYWCRVAGQDYYIFFANPKAQNLTYPMKYGQSLITKTATKPVRICHGGKFKNITLKFEPYQSILLKVSPGPKVNQIDIRFVPKTPVRK, translated from the coding sequence ATGTATAAATCATCCAGACCCTACACCCGCTGGTGGTGGTTCTCCAACGAGATCAAGGAATCTGCCATAAAATACCAGCTGGACTGGCTCAAACGCAATCACTTCGGCGGCGTGGAAATAGCCTGGGTCTATCCCCTTAAGAACCAACCAACCGGACCAAAATGGCTCAGCCCGGAATGGTCCAAGCTGGTCGCCTTCACCAAACGATACGCCGACCGCATCGGGCTGGGCTGCGACTTCACCCTCGGCTCGCTCTGGCCATTCGGCGGCTCCATCGTCAAGAAGCGCGACGCCTCAATGGATTTCAAAGGGCTCTCACCCCAGCGGCTGGCCAACTCCTGGGAAAGCGCCCATATAAAAAAGCCGCTTTACGTCCTGAACCACCTTGACCGCAACGCCTTTGCCCGCTATGCCGACAAGATCGGCAAGGCGCTAAAACCGGCGCTCAAAGGCCAAACCTCCGCCCTGTTCTGCGATTCGCTGGAGATTACCACCGGCCAGCTCTGGACCAATGGATTCGGGGACAAGTTCCACCAGCGCTTCGGCTACCGGCTGGAGCCGTATATGCCCAAGATAGACCGGTTCCCGGATGTCCGTTACGACTACCGGCAGCTGCTGTCGGATTATATGCTCAACGAGTTCTATCGGCCGTTCACCGAAGCCTGCCACCGGCTGGGCGCCCTGTCCCGGGTGCAGTGCCACGGCGCGCCGACCGACCTGCTCAGGGCTTATGCGTCCGTGGATATCCCGGAATCAGAAGCCGTACTCTTTGACCCGGACTTCTCCATCATCCCGGCTTCGGCCGCGGCCCTGGCCGGCCGTCAGACCGTCACGGCCGAGACCTTCACCTGCATCTACGGCTGGAAACCACGGCCCAACCAGCCGCCATATATCAAGCGGGAACAAACAGCCGACCTAAAACTGCTGGCCGATGCCGTATTGGCCAACGGCGTCAACCATATCTTCTGGCACGGCATGCCCTTTAGTGCGGCTGTTGAGGATTGCCGATTACAGCCGACTATACCCGGCAGTCCATCGGCTGTTAACGACAAAGGAGTGTTACAGCCGAGGATACCCAGCAGTAATTCTGGCGCCGAAGGCGCCATCAAACTGCTGGAGTATAATTCGCTTCCGCTCAAACTGCCGGAGTGCAATCCCAGGGACAGGCATAACGAGTTTTACGCCACGGTGCACGTCGGCCCGGACGGCGCGCTGGCCCGTGAAACCCCGGCCTTCAACCGCTATATAGACAGAGTCAGCAATTATATGCAAAAAGGCCGGACATATTCTGATGTGGCCGCCTATATCCCTTATGAAAATATGCTCATGCTCAACCGCCTGCCCAAGAAGATGCTCAAGCCCAGCGGATTCTTCCACTGGGAGATGCACTATGTCAAGCCGCCCAAGGAACTCAAGGGCTACGCTCCGCTCTGGGTATCCGCCCCGTTCCTGAAAGACGCCTATTACGCCAAGGGCAAACTACACTGCGGTAATACCGTGTTCTCATCGCTATACATAGACTCCAAGTATATCGACCGGACGGCGCTGATAGACATCTTCCGGCTGGCCCGGGCCGAACTGCCGGTCTGCCTCAAGCAGAAACCACGGGAACCGGGCCGGACCAAGACCGTTACATATAAGCAAGTGCTCAAGGCGTTGACTGCCCTGCCCAACGTCTCTTCTGACTTCAAGAAGATAGCAATCAATCCACCGCTGGTGCAAGGCAAGGGCCTGCCTGACTATTGGTGCCGCGTGGCCGGACAGGATTATTATATATTCTTCGCCAATCCCAAGGCGCAGAACCTGACCTACCCGATGAAATACGGCCAGTCGCTCATCACCAAAACCGCAACTAAACCCGTGCGCATCTGCCATGGAGGCAAGTTTAAAAATATAACCCTGAAATTCGAGCCGTACCAATCCATATTACTAAAGGTCTCACCCGGGCCAAAAGTAAATCAAATAGACATCAGGTTTGTGCCAAAAACCCCGGTTCGGAAATAA
- the rhaB gene encoding rhamnulokinase has translation MNYLAFDLGAESGRLILGILNNSKLTIKELHRFPNRMRKMQGHLRWDIDYLYREIIKGLKIYSRAYKTKPQSIGIDTWGVDFGLLDKKGRLIENPCTYRDARTEGMMERFFKSFPSQRLYQLTGIQFLPFNTIFQLYAMSRRNSPTLKKAKDLLFIPDILNYYLTGAKATEFTFATTSQLYNPGKETWEPHIFKAIKIPIGLMQPITRPGAVIGRLKDTISKQAKLGNMPVVAVGSHDTASAVAAVPAQGNGWAYISSGTWSLMGIETKSPVINRKSLAMNFTNEGGVGNTYRFLKNITGLWLLQQCRRCWPSQNDYDNLLRLAGKAPAFRSVIDPDDPEFLNPPNMAAAITAYCLRTGQPAPGSPAQFTRCILESLALKYRYVLEQLNQFSRQPIQRIHIIGGGARNKMLCQFTADATGLPVMAGPIEATAIGNIMVQSLADGTVKSLSNIRRIIRQSFKLKRYEPKDTKKWHKPYEKLIYLINE, from the coding sequence ATGAATTACCTCGCCTTTGACCTGGGCGCTGAGAGCGGCCGGCTCATCCTGGGTATCCTTAATAACAGCAAATTAACCATCAAAGAACTACACCGCTTCCCCAACCGGATGCGAAAGATGCAGGGACATCTGCGCTGGGATATCGATTACCTTTACCGGGAAATCATCAAAGGCCTGAAAATATATTCCAGAGCATATAAAACAAAACCCCAAAGCATCGGCATAGACACCTGGGGCGTGGATTTCGGACTGCTGGATAAAAAAGGACGGCTCATAGAAAACCCCTGTACCTACCGCGACGCCCGGACCGAAGGAATGATGGAACGATTCTTTAAATCATTTCCCAGTCAGCGGCTCTATCAACTCACCGGAATCCAGTTCCTGCCTTTCAATACCATATTCCAGTTGTACGCCATGTCCCGGCGCAACTCACCGACACTAAAGAAAGCGAAAGACCTGCTCTTCATCCCGGATATCCTGAATTATTACCTGACCGGCGCCAAGGCCACCGAGTTCACCTTCGCCACCACCTCGCAATTATACAATCCCGGTAAAGAAACCTGGGAGCCTCATATATTCAAGGCCATCAAAATACCCATAGGCCTGATGCAACCAATCACCCGTCCCGGCGCCGTCATCGGCCGCCTGAAAGATACAATATCAAAACAAGCCAAGCTGGGCAATATGCCGGTGGTGGCCGTGGGCAGCCACGACACTGCCTCGGCTGTGGCGGCCGTGCCGGCCCAGGGTAACGGCTGGGCCTATATCAGCTCCGGCACCTGGTCGCTCATGGGCATAGAGACCAAGTCTCCGGTCATCAACCGCAAATCGCTGGCCATGAACTTCACCAACGAGGGCGGCGTCGGCAACACCTACCGATTCCTGAAAAACATAACCGGCCTGTGGCTCCTGCAGCAGTGCCGCAGATGCTGGCCCAGCCAGAATGATTACGATAACCTGTTAAGGCTGGCCGGCAAAGCGCCGGCATTCCGGAGCGTAATAGACCCGGACGACCCCGAGTTCCTTAATCCGCCGAATATGGCCGCGGCCATTACTGCATATTGCCTCCGGACCGGACAACCGGCGCCCGGCTCCCCGGCCCAATTCACCCGGTGCATCCTGGAAAGCCTGGCCCTGAAATACCGTTATGTGCTGGAGCAATTGAATCAGTTCTCCAGACAGCCTATTCAAAGGATTCACATCATCGGCGGCGGCGCCCGGAACAAGATGCTCTGCCAATTCACGGCCGATGCCACCGGACTGCCCGTCATGGCCGGGCCGATCGAGGCCACCGCCATCGGCAATATCATGGTCCAATCCCTTGCGGATGGGACAGTCAAATCTCTATCTAATATCAGGCGGATTATCAGGCAGTCATTCAAGCTTAAACGGTACGAACCCAAAGATACAAAAAAGTGGCATAAACCTTATGAAAAATTAATATATCTTATAAATGAATAA
- a CDS encoding L-rhamnose isomerase — MNNINLAYKLAKSRYAEYGVNTEQALKMLSAIPLSIHCWQGDDVTGFEQSATALSGGIQVTGNHPGKARNVTELRADLHKVYALLPGKHRLNLHAIYGEFGNSTVDRDQITPAHFKGWVDWARAEGVKLDFNATLFSHPKASTGLTLSSPDKSTREFWIAHVRQCRRIAAYMGQALKSPCIHNLWIPDGAKDSPADRLAPRRRLKESLDKIYRDKYPASQIKDALESKLFGIGSESYVVGSHEFYLGYCLRNDKIPCLDLGHFHPTESVADKIPALLLFSKELLLHISRSVRWDSDHVPVLDDQLRAVAEEIVRSKRIKDIHIALDFFDASINRIGAWALGARTVLKGLLLALLQPKLSDDGFSRLALSEESRMLPAGPIWDYYCLKTGVPTDGELIKEIKAYEKRVLAQRI, encoded by the coding sequence ATGAATAATATCAATCTCGCTTATAAACTGGCCAAGTCCAGATACGCTGAATACGGGGTCAATACCGAACAGGCGCTCAAGATGCTGTCCGCCATCCCGCTCTCCATCCACTGCTGGCAGGGAGACGATGTCACCGGGTTTGAACAGTCAGCAACCGCCCTGTCCGGCGGCATCCAGGTCACCGGTAATCACCCCGGCAAGGCGCGCAATGTTACAGAGCTTCGGGCTGACCTGCATAAGGTCTACGCACTGCTACCAGGTAAGCACCGCCTGAACCTGCACGCCATCTACGGCGAGTTCGGGAATAGCACCGTGGACCGCGACCAGATCACGCCGGCGCACTTCAAGGGCTGGGTGGACTGGGCCAGGGCCGAAGGCGTCAAGCTGGACTTCAACGCCACGCTGTTCTCGCATCCCAAGGCATCAACCGGTCTGACCCTGAGCAGTCCGGACAAATCCACCCGCGAGTTCTGGATAGCCCACGTCCGGCAATGCCGCCGGATTGCGGCCTATATGGGCCAGGCGCTAAAGAGTCCGTGCATCCATAACCTCTGGATACCGGACGGCGCCAAGGACAGCCCGGCTGACCGGCTGGCGCCGCGCCGACGGCTCAAGGAATCGCTTGATAAAATATACCGGGATAAGTATCCAGCCAGCCAGATTAAAGACGCGCTGGAAAGCAAACTCTTCGGCATCGGCTCGGAATCCTACGTGGTCGGCTCGCACGAGTTCTACCTGGGCTATTGCCTCAGGAACGATAAAATCCCCTGCCTGGACCTGGGACATTTCCATCCGACCGAATCCGTAGCCGACAAAATCCCGGCACTGCTGTTGTTCTCCAAGGAACTGCTCCTGCACATCAGCCGGAGCGTGCGCTGGGACTCGGACCACGTGCCGGTGCTGGATGACCAGCTCAGGGCCGTGGCCGAAGAAATAGTCCGGAGCAAACGGATAAAAGATATCCATATCGCGCTGGACTTCTTTGACGCATCCATCAACCGCATCGGCGCCTGGGCGCTCGGCGCCCGGACGGTTTTGAAAGGATTGCTGCTGGCTCTGCTCCAGCCAAAATTATCCGATGACGGCTTCAGCCGCCTGGCACTGTCGGAAGAATCACGGATGCTACCGGCCGGGCCGATCTGGGATTATTATTGCCTGAAGACGGGCGTGCCCACTGATGGCGAGCTTATCAAAGAGATAAAGGCCTACGAAAAGCGGGTCTTGGCGCAAAGAATATAA
- a CDS encoding HEAT repeat domain-containing protein translates to MKYIFTLFAVLALFLSACSDTKPNIQQTNTDTLPLTSSHTSDLQWWGTAKAEIGRMLKDTNRTENDIEQPKWFESEYSTLGRMPLIDTALANPLLMPEIAMYFDGQCRKGSEGFQELFYTADEMANQSLREYDNCHIKEAGLPPEAAQIYEDMNKDSGLAGISGLLGGTMVAVFNAKTMCDSAFKKLTDDEKARAAKLLRQYFLAEKDGKTEFSAFTVESTDSNVELIHLMRNIDWSELLHAVHLITELMDDPEEISSVIKLEPLKGRPDILLDKETSIGRIIVGNTGNNTYTEDAAIIIDLGGDDTYLNNAGGTRPGKINAAIVIDVSGNDIYRGQDFCQGCGYLGVGALMDLQGNDTYIGRDFCQASALGGFGFLYDGVGDDTYTADLGGQSSAIFGYSILSERAGNDSYTCSMFGQAGAATMGVAILAEASGNDTYQGGGKYPFYGQTDAAVVQGAAIGMRPWPTPGRFTLYGGIALLSDASGDDRYSAQAFAQGGSYLFSLGMCVDSNGNDYYSGTDYVQGSACHLGAACMIDRADNDVYTATNHSTGGSLDRSAGVFLDIRGNDRYNSPEGVGYAGKPRGCGVFVDCLGDDRYEVGVYGRARYPYSENTQSSAFFLDMGGRDVYDANRPLGGELAWGDNKSWQQGEWGMARDWPAVPVKMNEAGWSPMGLLVLNYIRVMVEGYDKVMDDAELLSTFERFGVFDDIVNAGDKAVDIVASLSGSWNPFTQRDLIDIIETMRLKKLVKKGDNPELSGLLLSSKKDISLLGVTYFFRTINSQSKPDEEIIDALTERALEDESPEVRGIAALVLVKTGDVSLLPVIDKCLQDKDWTVRRRAVMALGYIKDRKTLDILINLFNTEKAHPVRAQIVSVMGRLGFPEAVPYIKKALEPVNGAYESDFTRYYAARALALGFKDKSGVDALIDLMGMQNLSIVEEITAILKELTEQDKAGLKEWWTANRDKFEFKK, encoded by the coding sequence ATGAAATATATTTTTACGTTATTCGCAGTCCTTGCGCTTTTTCTGTCTGCCTGTTCAGATACCAAGCCGAATATTCAGCAGACTAACACTGACACCTTGCCACTAACATCTAGCCACACCTCTGACCTGCAATGGTGGGGCACGGCCAAAGCCGAGATAGGCCGGATGCTCAAGGACACCAACCGGACCGAGAACGATATCGAACAGCCCAAATGGTTCGAGTCCGAATACAGCACCCTGGGCCGGATGCCGCTCATAGATACCGCCCTGGCCAATCCTCTCCTGATGCCTGAGATAGCCATGTATTTTGACGGACAGTGCCGTAAGGGTTCGGAAGGTTTTCAGGAATTGTTCTACACCGCGGACGAGATGGCTAATCAATCTCTACGCGAATACGATAACTGCCACATCAAAGAGGCCGGTCTGCCGCCTGAAGCGGCCCAGATATATGAGGATATGAACAAGGACAGCGGTCTTGCAGGCATAAGCGGTTTATTGGGCGGGACGATGGTTGCTGTCTTTAACGCTAAAACTATGTGCGACAGTGCCTTTAAGAAGCTGACTGATGACGAAAAGGCCCGGGCGGCTAAATTGCTGCGGCAGTATTTCCTGGCGGAGAAAGACGGCAAGACCGAATTCAGCGCCTTTACGGTCGAAAGCACTGACAGCAATGTTGAATTGATACATCTCATGCGCAATATAGACTGGTCGGAATTATTACATGCTGTGCACCTTATCACCGAATTAATGGATGACCCGGAAGAGATATCGAGCGTGATAAAACTGGAGCCATTAAAAGGCCGACCGGACATTCTCCTTGACAAGGAAACATCCATCGGCCGCATCATCGTCGGCAATACCGGTAATAACACCTACACCGAGGATGCGGCCATTATCATCGACCTGGGCGGGGATGATACATATCTTAACAATGCCGGCGGCACCAGGCCCGGTAAAATCAATGCGGCCATTGTCATAGACGTCAGCGGCAACGACATCTACCGGGGGCAGGATTTTTGCCAGGGCTGCGGCTATCTGGGCGTCGGCGCGCTGATGGACCTGCAGGGTAACGATACCTACATCGGACGCGACTTCTGCCAGGCCTCGGCTTTGGGCGGGTTCGGGTTCCTCTACGACGGGGTCGGAGACGATACCTACACGGCCGACCTGGGCGGGCAGTCCTCGGCTATATTCGGCTACAGCATCCTGAGCGAGCGGGCCGGCAACGATTCCTACACCTGCAGCATGTTCGGCCAGGCCGGCGCGGCCACCATGGGCGTGGCCATTCTGGCCGAGGCATCAGGCAACGACACCTATCAGGGCGGCGGTAAGTATCCGTTCTATGGACAGACCGATGCCGCGGTGGTCCAGGGCGCAGCCATCGGAATGAGGCCCTGGCCCACGCCGGGCAGGTTCACCCTCTACGGCGGGATTGCCTTATTAAGCGATGCATCGGGCGATGACCGCTACAGCGCCCAGGCATTTGCCCAGGGCGGCAGTTATCTCTTCTCCTTAGGCATGTGCGTGGACAGCAACGGCAACGATTATTATTCCGGCACGGATTATGTCCAGGGCTCGGCCTGCCATCTGGGCGCGGCCTGCATGATAGACCGGGCCGACAACGATGTCTATACCGCCACCAACCACAGTACCGGCGGCTCGCTCGACAGGTCGGCCGGCGTGTTTCTGGATATCCGGGGCAATGACAGGTACAACAGCCCCGAGGGCGTGGGCTATGCCGGCAAGCCGCGCGGTTGCGGGGTATTCGTGGACTGCCTGGGCGACGACAGGTACGAAGTCGGTGTCTACGGCCGGGCTCGCTATCCGTACTCCGAGAACACCCAGTCCAGCGCCTTCTTCCTGGATATGGGTGGCAGGGACGTATACGACGCCAACCGTCCGTTAGGTGGGGAGTTAGCTTGGGGCGATAATAAATCTTGGCAACAGGGCGAGTGGGGGATGGCGCGTGATTGGCCGGCCGTGCCGGTGAAGATGAATGAGGCTGGATGGTCGCCTATGGGGTTGCTCGTATTGAATTATATACGAGTTATGGTGGAAGGTTATGACAAAGTAATGGATGATGCGGAATTACTTAGCACCTTTGAACGCTTTGGTGTATTTGATGATATAGTTAATGCCGGCGATAAAGCAGTTGATATTGTGGCGTCACTTTCCGGCTCATGGAATCCATTCACGCAAAGAGACTTGATTGATATTATAGAAACAATGCGCCTGAAGAAGTTGGTTAAAAAAGGCGATAACCCTGAATTATCCGGACTACTTTTATCCAGTAAGAAAGATATCAGCCTGTTAGGCGTTACCTATTTCTTCAGGACCATTAACAGCCAGTCCAAGCCAGACGAAGAGATAATAGATGCGTTAACCGAACGGGCGCTCGAGGATGAATCGCCTGAGGTGCGGGGCATAGCGGCCCTGGTCTTAGTGAAGACCGGCGATGTCAGTCTTTTGCCGGTAATAGATAAATGCCTGCAGGACAAGGACTGGACGGTCCGGCGCCGGGCCGTGATGGCTCTGGGGTATATCAAGGACAGGAAAACGCTGGATATCCTTATCAACCTCTTTAACACCGAAAAGGCCCATCCTGTCCGGGCTCAGATAGTGTCTGTTATGGGCCGGCTGGGATTCCCTGAGGCCGTACCTTACATAAAGAAAGCGCTTGAGCCGGTGAACGGTGCGTATGAAAGCGATTTCACCCGCTACTACGCGGCTCGGGCTTTGGCGCTTGGCTTCAAGGATAAATCAGGCGTAGATGCTTTGATAGATTTAATGGGTATGCAGAACCTGAGCATCGTGGAGGAAATCACCGCTATCCTCAAGGAACTGACCGAACAGGACAAGGCCGGGTTGAAGGAGTGGTGGACGGCCAACAGGGATAAGTTTGAGTTCAAGAAATAA